AGGTATACGCATTGAGGATAATTCAAAAGAGGTGAACGACAAATGAAAATCAAAGTAATACTCTTCGGTGCCACAGGTATGGTTGGGGAGGGCGTTCTTCTTGAAACTATCAAGCATAAAAACATAGAATCAGTTTTAGTTGTCGGCAGAAGGCCGTGCATGGTAACGCATGACAAATTGAAGGAATTGATCCATCAAGATTTCTTTGACTACTCTCCTCTTGAAGAGAAGCTCAAAGGGTACAACGCATGCTTTTTCTGCCTCGGAGTTTCTTCTGTGGGAATGAAAGAACGAGAATACACGCGAATTACATTCGATCTTACGATGCAAGCAGCAACGACCTTATCACGACTTAATCCCGAGATGACGTTTTGTTATGTGTCGGGAACTGGAACCGACAGTACTGAACATGGCAAAATGATGTGGGCTCGAGTGAAAGGAAAAACGGAAAATGATCTCAAAAAGCTGCCGTTCAAATCAGTGTTCTTATTCAGGCCGGGACTTATGAAGCCGACCAAAGGACAGAAGAATGTAAAACCAATCTTTAAAGCGGCGGGAACCCTGTTTCCGTTATTGAAAATCCTCTCCCCAAAGAATGTTTGTACGTTGGAAGATGTCGGCCTTGCAATGATTCATGCAGCAGAGGTTGGCTACCATAAAAATATTCTGGAGAATATAGATATCACGCTCCTTGCAAAACAAGAATGAGTAAAAACATATTGTTCAGAGCGCAACACTCATCGTTATTCTCAATTGATAAAGTTTAAAAGTATTTCTTGACAAATGCTGGTGCCTGCATTATATTACTAAGAGAAAGTTTTGTTCTCAAAAATACTCTAACTCTTATCAAGAACGGCTGAGGGAAAAGGCCCTGTGACGCCGTAGCAACCGGTTTCGAACTCTCGGAATGGCAGGTGCTAATTCCTGCTCCGCAATGAACGGAGAAAGATGAGTGGAAGAAGGATACTGTGAATCTGTCACCTCTTCTGTTCATCAGGAGAGGTTTTTTTATATTCAACCATCAACGAAAAGGTGCTGTATGCGTCTTCAAACTATTGCAATTCATGCCGGTGTTGACAAAGACAATTCATACAACAGTGTCATCACACCAATTTATCAAACTTCGACATTCCGTTTTGAGAATGTTGGTACGACGAAAGGGTATGATTACACGCGAACGTCGAACCCAACGCGGAAGGCTCTTGAAGAAAACATTGCAGCGCTGGAGGGCGGTCTCAGTGCCAAAGCTGTTGCAACGGGAATGGCCGCAACGACGACCGCGCTCCATTTTCTCCGTGCCGGAGACCATGTCATCTGTACCAACGATTGTTATGGCGGAACAGAACGATTGCTGAGAACGTACAGCGAGATGTTTGGATTTCAACTTTCGTACGTCAACATGACAAATCTCGATGCAGTGCGTTCCGCCATTCGCAAAAACACAAAAGGATTTTGGATTGAGACACCGAGTAATCCTCTGCTCAACGTCGTGGATATTCGTGCGCTTGCCGCACTTGCACATGAATGTAACGCACTCGCTTTCGTCGATAACACATTTCTTACTCCCTACTTCCAAAGCCCATTTGAACTCGGTGCCGATGTTATTATTCATTCAACGACAAAGTATTTAAACGGGCACAGTGATGTTGTCGGTGGAGCCGTTGTTGTTAACCGCCCGGAGCTTGTTGACCGATTGCAATATATTGTCAACACACTCGGTGTGGGACAATCCCCTTTTGACAGCTGGCTCGTACTTCGCGGAATCAAGACTCTTATTCCACGGATGAAAGCACACGAAGAAAATGCACGCGCCGTCGCTGACTTCTTAAAACAGCATCCAGGTGTGAGTCGAGTGTACTATCCTGGATTATCTTCGCATCCGGGACACGAGCTTGCGAAACGTCAGCAGCGCGGATTCGGCGGAATGGTTTCATTTGAAGTAAAAAACGGGATTGAAAAGGTGAATAATGTTCTTCGCTCAACAAAAATTTTCGCTCTTGCTGAATCACTGGGCGGCATTGAATCTCTTATCTGCCATCCGGCAACAATGACGCACGCCTCGATGAATCCGGAACTCCGTGAGAAAGCCGGTATTAACGAGCGTGTGATTCGCCTCTCGGTCGGGATTGAAGATAAAGCCGATTTAATTGAAGACCTCGACCACGCACTCATGTAGTAACTATCAGCCTTGCGATTACTTACCTCTCCGATCGCTGTAAGCGGTCGGAGAGGTGTTTAATACTTTGCAAGATGTAAGATCTATCGTTATTTCTTCTTTCCGCTTTTCCAGAAATTCGGAAATTCTTTGTAATAATGTGCAACTGTTTTTATACCGCCAAAGAAGTTGTCGAGATTGATGAATTCATTTGGCGCGTGAGCATTTTCATCAGGCAGACCAAAACCGAGAAGTACCGAATCAATGCCAAGGAGTTTCTTAAAATCTACAACGATGGGGATTGATCCCCCTTCACGCTGGTAAAGAGGTTTCTTCCCAAATCCTTTCTCCAATGCAATAACAGCTGCTTGCACACCCGGGCTATCCACAGGAGTGATCGCCGGTTCGCCACCATGCAGGTTGCGTACTTTGAGTGAAACGGTTTTCGGCGCAATCGCCTTTAAGTGTTTCTCAAACAATTTCGCAATTTTTTCCGACGACTGATCTGGTACCAACCGCATAGAAATTTTTGCAAACGCCTTTGCCGGAAGAACAGTCTTTGCACCCTCCCCTGTATAGCCGCCCCAGATACCGTTGCATTCAAGTGTCGGCCTCGCCCAGAGCCGCTCAAGTGTTGTAAATCCTTTTTCACCGTAAAGTTGTTTCACACCGAGTGACGTAGCATACTTCTTGTCGTTCCATGGCAGTTTTTTAAACGCCACACGTTCAGCTTTGGTCAAAGAACGTACATCATCATACATTCCTTTTACAGTAATGCGGCCGTTCTTATCGTGCAGGGATGCAATCATTTCTGTTAATGCCTGAATGGGATTGTGCACCGATCCTCCGAATGAGCCGGAGTGTAAATCGCCACTCGGTCCTGTGAGTTCTACTTCCATATATGCTAAGCCGCGCAAGGCATAGGTAACCGACGGAACACCTTTTGCGAACATGCCGGAATCAGAAATTACGATCACATCGGCTTTGAGCAATTCTTTGTGCTCGCTGACAAACTGAGCAAGGTTCTCACTACCAATTTCTTCTTCTCCTTCAAAAATAATTTTAATATTCACCGGCAGTGCATCACCATTTTTTAAAAATGCTTCAACAGCTTTGAGATGGATGAATATTTGCCCTTTGTCATCTGAAGCGCCGCGTGCGTACAAATTTTCTCCACGAATTGTTGCCTCAAACGGTGGCGACTTCCACAAGTCCACGGGGTCTTCCGGCTGTACATCATAATGCCCGTAAACGAGAATCGTTGGCTTGCCCGCCACGCTAAGCCAATCCGCATACACTACCGGATGCCCCTTCGTCTCTAAAATTTGCACGTTCTGCAAACCGATGTTCGTCATGTGATTCTTAA
The nucleotide sequence above comes from Ignavibacteriales bacterium. Encoded proteins:
- a CDS encoding epimerase, with translation MKIKVILFGATGMVGEGVLLETIKHKNIESVLVVGRRPCMVTHDKLKELIHQDFFDYSPLEEKLKGYNACFFCLGVSSVGMKEREYTRITFDLTMQAATTLSRLNPEMTFCYVSGTGTDSTEHGKMMWARVKGKTENDLKKLPFKSVFLFRPGLMKPTKGQKNVKPIFKAAGTLFPLLKILSPKNVCTLEDVGLAMIHAAEVGYHKNILENIDITLLAKQE
- a CDS encoding PLP-dependent aspartate aminotransferase family protein, with product MRLQTIAIHAGVDKDNSYNSVITPIYQTSTFRFENVGTTKGYDYTRTSNPTRKALEENIAALEGGLSAKAVATGMAATTTALHFLRAGDHVICTNDCYGGTERLLRTYSEMFGFQLSYVNMTNLDAVRSAIRKNTKGFWIETPSNPLLNVVDIRALAALAHECNALAFVDNTFLTPYFQSPFELGADVIIHSTTKYLNGHSDVVGGAVVVNRPELVDRLQYIVNTLGVGQSPFDSWLVLRGIKTLIPRMKAHEENARAVADFLKQHPGVSRVYYPGLSSHPGHELAKRQQRGFGGMVSFEVKNGIEKVNNVLRSTKIFALAESLGGIESLICHPATMTHASMNPELREKAGINERVIRLSVGIEDKADLIEDLDHALM
- a CDS encoding dipeptidase — encoded protein: MEKILSYIESNHERYLGELKELLAIPSVSSQTERKPEMRRTAEWLKNHMTNIGLQNVQILETKGHPVVYADWLSVAGKPTILVYGHYDVQPEDPVDLWKSPPFEATIRGENLYARGASDDKGQIFIHLKAVEAFLKNGDALPVNIKIIFEGEEEIGSENLAQFVSEHKELLKADVIVISDSGMFAKGVPSVTYALRGLAYMEVELTGPSGDLHSGSFGGSVHNPIQALTEMIASLHDKNGRITVKGMYDDVRSLTKAERVAFKKLPWNDKKYATSLGVKQLYGEKGFTTLERLWARPTLECNGIWGGYTGEGAKTVLPAKAFAKISMRLVPDQSSEKIAKLFEKHLKAIAPKTVSLKVRNLHGGEPAITPVDSPGVQAAVIALEKGFGKKPLYQREGGSIPIVVDFKKLLGIDSVLLGFGLPDENAHAPNEFINLDNFFGGIKTVAHYYKEFPNFWKSGKKK